AAGCGCAACCTGGGTAAGTGGGTGGACAGTGGCGAAGTGACGCCGGCGGAGCCTTCGATCAAGCCGGTGCGTAAAGTGCCTGTTTTCAACACCGGGCCGCGTAAGAAGAAGTGATTTTTTGGCGTTGCTGATTGCCTCTTCGCGAGCAAGCCCGCTCCCACATTTTGAACTGTGAATACATTCAAAATGTGGGAGCGGGCTTGCTCGCGAAGGCGGATTTTAATTCATCGCAAGGCTCAGCGCTTGAGCCACTCCAGCATGCCGCGCCCAGCCGCTATGCCACTGGCAAAGCATCCGGTCAGCAAATACCCGCCTGTCGGCGCTTCCCAATCCAGCATCTCCCCCGCACAAAACACCCCCGGCAACTGCTTGAGCATCAAGCGCTCATCCAGCGCCTCAAACGGCACGCCGCCGGCGGTGCTGATCGCCTCATCCATCGGCCGTGTCTTCACCAATGTCAGTGGCAGCGCCTTGATAGCCACCGCCAATTGCGCCGGATCATTGAAGTGCTCCGCCGGTGCCAGCTCGCGCAGCAGCGCGGCCTTGACCCCATCCAATCCCAACTGACTGTGCAAATGCTTGCTCATCGAGCGCGAGCCGCGGGGTTTGGCCAACGCCGCCTGGACCTTGTCCAGCGGCTTGCTGGGCAGCAGGTCGATGTGCACGGTGGCCGCGCAATCGCGGTTGATCGCTTCACGGATGGGCGCCGACAACGCGTAGATCAAGCTGCCTTCGATCCCCGTAGCGGTGACCACGCATTCGCCCAAGCGTGGCGTGTCATCCCCTAGCCCGATGGCGACGTTTTTCAGCGGCGCGCCGGCGAATTTGCTGACCATCAATTCGCTCCAGGCCGACACCTCAAAGCCACAATTGCTCGGCTGCAACGGCATGCAGGGCACGCCGCGGTCTTCCAGCAACGTGCGCCAGGCGCCGTCAGACCCCAGGCGCGACCAGCTGCCCCCGCCAAGGGCCAGCAGCACCGCGTCGCTGTGGATAGTTTTTTCGCCGTCCGGGCTGTGGATAAGTAAATCGCCCTCAGCATTCCAGCCCAGCCAA
The genomic region above belongs to Pseudomonas poae and contains:
- a CDS encoding TIGR03862 family flavoprotein, yielding MPLTPPRHVTIIGGGPAGLMAAEVLSQAGVRVDLYDGMPSVGRKFLLAGVGGMNITHSEAYPTFLSRYAERAPHMAPLLRAFGAEALCEWIHGLGIQTFVGSSGRVFPTDMKAAPLLRAWLKRLRDQGVVIHTRHRWLGWNAEGDLLIHSPDGEKTIHSDAVLLALGGGSWSRLGSDGAWRTLLEDRGVPCMPLQPSNCGFEVSAWSELMVSKFAGAPLKNVAIGLGDDTPRLGECVVTATGIEGSLIYALSAPIREAINRDCAATVHIDLLPSKPLDKVQAALAKPRGSRSMSKHLHSQLGLDGVKAALLRELAPAEHFNDPAQLAVAIKALPLTLVKTRPMDEAISTAGGVPFEALDERLMLKQLPGVFCAGEMLDWEAPTGGYLLTGCFASGIAAGRGMLEWLKR